The genome window TCCGTAGAAAGAAAGGCCCCTTTCATTAATCCGTAAGACGTAAATGCCGGCACGCTGAGGGGGCCGGTCGAGAGAACGATGCCGGTCAAAAATCCGACGATCCCTCCGGCGATGGAAAGCTGCCATAGGCGAATACGCAAATTTTTTGCTTCAAGCCAGCGCCTTAAGGGAATAACGGCCAGAAAAAAAACACCGAGCCCGATATCGACAATATGTGCCGGCAGCGCCCACAAAGTTCTGGCGCCCATTGCGGCGGCGGGCACGCCCGTAAGCGAGTAAGCGGCAAAAGCCCGCCAGTCCACTTCGCGCCACCAGGCAAAAACTCTTGAAATGTTCGCTATGATGGCAGCTACCGCCATGATCGGTATAGCTTGCTTTGGTCCAAATGTAAAAACGAGAACGGGCAATAACATGATGGATGAGCCCGTTCCTATAACGCCGCTGATAGCGCCTGCCACTAATCCTACGAACAATACAAATAAATATTCCATCAATAACTCTCCTAATAAACTCCCCGAGCTGATCGCCGTTTCGTTATGGTTTCCTTTTTCGTTTCCTGCCAGTTATATTCCGTTTTCATATTTATTCGACATGAAAGAAGGAATTCCTATTCGGATGTACGCATGGAGGGCCCCGCATTACGAAAAATTTCGGGTATTTGGATTTTATGGTGGAAAAGGGCTTACAATTCGCCCTTCTCCAATTTCTCAATCAAGGTGAAAATGTCGATAACAAGAATTTCTCCAGCTTCACGAATAACGCGAAAAGGAGGCATTCTATCAAACGATGGATCATTCATATCATAGCGGTCTAGCGGTCAAGGTTGGCGAGAAAATCACGCTTCTGATGCTTTGGTTTGCGTTCCTTTCGAAGCCCTTCGACTTGCTTACGATGATGCTCAACAATACGTTAAAGATTTATGGTTTCTAACGCTTGATTCACCATACGGACAACGTTCAGTAGGAGGTGATGTGCTGCAGCCAGAGCTAGAGAATCTTTTAACCGATTTGAGAGAGAAACAGCTACGAGCTGAAAAGATTGAATGTAAACATCTTCATTAAGTCAGGTCGTAATTAGTAAGCAAGGTGTAAAAAACTACTCAATCAATAGTGGTTTTACATTTTATATCCCTAATAACTGTTTCTTTTTTGTATCAAATTCATCTTGAGTTAAGATTCCCGCATCAAGAAGTTCTTTTAACTTGACTAACTCATCAGTAGGAATTGTAGATGTGTTAAGGCTGGTCTCAACTGTTTGCGAAACCTCACCTTCTTCAGTAACGATTAATAGCGAAAGCTTCTCAAGATCCTTCTTGTCACATTTAATAACTAATGGAACTTTATCCCCGTTTTCACGCTTTAGGAAAAGCGTTGCTACAGATTTATCTTTTCCTATATTAGCTCCCATTGCACCGGCAATAGTTTCTGCATTACCGAATGTACTTCCGATTAATGACCATCCAGCAATGTCAAACGCACTCTTTTGAATGTTTTCAACACGTTCCCATTTAATTATTTGAAATGTTTCAGGATCTTTATAATCTACCGAAATATCTACATAACCATGTTCAGTTTGCTTCAAAACGTAATTATAACCATGGTCATTTAGCTGTTCTTTACCATTCAAGATAGTCAAGTTTAGCTTAATAGCTTTTGGCCCTTTTACTTTCTTTTTGAGGGTTACTTTTTCAGGGATGCCGAATATATTTTCCAACTCATCCGCAAAAGGCATAGCTGCTTTATCATTATTTAATTTCAGCTTAATATCTGATTCTTTATAAATGAAATCGATTTCTACAGCTAAAATTTTTCTACTAACAATTAGATTACGGATATCATTCAATTCATAGGAAACTAAAGTTTTATCTTTTTTATCTTTATTTAGGGTGAGTAATCTTTCTGAAGTGATTAAGTATAAAAAATACGTTAATTTCTTTGATCCTGTAGTTGCAGATAATATAGTCTCATTATCCTCTATATAGTTAGCAAGAAATTCAATATCTTCTTCCACAAATGAAAGAACGGATTTCCCTGCAGGTTTTAAACATTCATTAATTTGTTCAATTGCCTGCATTGAACTGCCACCTTTCACATCAGTATTTACATGCTTAAACTATACCACCTTTTACAGATGTTAGGGTAAACAAACTTTGGAAATTAGGGGCAACAAACTTCGAAAAGGCAACAAATGTTAGTGCTTTAAAGTACTAAAGTGGGTAAACAAAGGCAACGAGAGTAAACAGACTTTGTTGCCGTTTCTATGTATACTAAACCCTTGAGGTCAAAGGATTCTCTTATATAAGTAAACAAATAATATCTATTGAGTGTATTTATATAATATAGGTGTATATAACATATATAATATATGCCTAATCCGCCTAATACGTATATACTATATACACGAGCTAATATTTGTTGCCCTTTGTTGTAAATCTAGTGATCTTCAACGTTGGGGTCTTAGTTATATTTTTATGGTGTTTTACTGAAGTTAAATAAAATACGCTTTGGCACACACGATAATATCGGTTCGGGCCCTATTCATCTACCACCAGATGAAATGCATACAAGCTCATCGTGGTTATCCTTCGATAATACGACTCAGTGGTCGGAGGCGGAGCTTACAGATGCCATGGCCGGAGTTGCTTATGCGATGAACGCTTTTATTCCAATATTCATTCAATGTGACAGTAGTGATGTAGCGGTTGTTCCACAAGTAAAGGCGACACATAATGAATTGCCAACGTTTTTTGTTTATGATAAATATCCTGGTGGTATCGGGTTAAGTGAAAAGGTATTCGATTTATGGGAAGATTTGTTGACTAAGACGCTGGCATGTGGCTGGCTGTCCTTGTAAATCAGGCTGTCCATCATGTATAGGAGCTCAAGATAGTTTGCAACAGGCGAAGAAAAAAGTAGTAGAGCTTCTTAGAATTTTAAATTAGAGTACAAAGAGGGCTTGAAGGAAAAAGTTTAACACTATTCCTTTAAGCCCTCTTCTTGGATTAGTTTATAAATCATTTTTCGGTTATTACCTGTAAGTTGCTTTAACGCAACTGTAGGATAACGCTTATAGGAAAGGTTTATAAAAAATCAGATGACAAAAGCAGCACCAAATAAAAAATGATGCTGCCCCATACAGTTCAAACTAATTATTTTGTTGTAATATATACAGCGTTATCAAAGGTAATACCTGCACCTAGTGCTTCGCTTACAAAACGTAAAGGTACCATAGTTGTTCCTTTATAAATTTCAGCTGCATGATTTAAATTAATTGTAGTTGTAACGCCGTTTGAATTAACGTAAGCTTTTTTATTTCCAACGCCAATGACAATTTTTTTATTACCTTTGTATGCAGTCACTTTTTTTGTTGCATTGTCATAAGTAACAGTTGCACCAAGTGATACAAAAATAGCTTTCATAGGAACTAAAGTTGTTCCGTTTTTAATATAAGCACTTGGGTTGTAGGATTGCTTAACATTATTGATATATACATCTACAGTTGTAAGCACTGGTTCTGGTGTACTTTGATATGTTGGTGTTTTGTGATTTGTATTAGTAGAAGGTGCTGCCTCGTTGCCTTTATTATGATAATGATAACCTGAGCAAAGACCTTTTGCTTTAGACTTTTCAGAACAGTTATGACCACCATTACTATCAAGACGACCTGGGTGTGCATCAGCCGTTAATGATGTGACCATAAACAAAGACAACATTGTAATAAATAAAACTAATTTTTTCATGAATATCCTCCTAATTTAAAATATGGAATTATTATACTACTAAATGGATTATATTCACATAGTTTTATTGCAAATATTAGTTTTCGTGTGGAATGGATCTTATAGAAGGCACATATAACGAGTCTTAAAATCAATTATGCCGTGGCATAATTGATTTTATTTAGTCGATAGAATATTTTTGGAGAACATCATTTTTAAACTTCTTAGCCTGTGATGATTTTTTCTCTCCAATATCTAAAGGATCTTTATTATCTAAGTTAAATTTACCTAAATTATTATTAATTAATGCGTACTGTCCCATTGAGTTTTGTTTTAAAAACAAAATGTAAGAACTTTTTTCCTTGAGCTCCTTATAACGATTGGTGACTAACTTTCTCTTCCCTGTATTTCGCTCTACAATTTCAACGGGTTCAATAATACTGATAGCATTATTTTTTGAAAGATGAAAGTTGTTAGGTGCTTTAATAACTTTATCAACTTGGACTTCTGTTAAAGTATAATAGTCTTGAATCGTACCGTCATCAAAGAATGTTACCTTGTGTTCACGGTCCATAAACTCTTTAGATGGAGATGCGATAATAATGAGATCTGCCGCAGCATCCAGTTCTTCAGGAGTTTCAAATGTAATTTCATTTGCGTCTACCTGAACCTCTGGAATCGTTTTTTTCTTATTCATTAATAATAACAAAGATAAAAAGATTATGATTATAACAACTGTCAGTGTGATGATACGTTTCGAAGAAGTGTTCAACATACTAAAACCTCCTTAATTTCCCCATTTCTTAATTAATTCTTTCTTATCATGATTGTGGACCGATACTAACAGCCTTTTTACCAGAAGGGACTGACGTTTTACTTTGTGTTCCCTGACCCGGGTGTACTAATTTTAACGAGTGTCCAATTTCGTGAACAGCATTAGAGACAACTCCACTGTATTCCATTCTATAATTATTCATTGTATTATAATACATCCTAACTGTACCGTAGTCGCTTCGCTTTCGTCGCAGAGCAAAGCTTCCCACGGGAAAAGCGGGACCTTGCGCTGAGCGAATGTTTTACATGCGAAAGCGAAGCGACAGCAATACTGTTTTATCTGCCTGAAAACAAGTGGCAACATAGCGGAGGAAGCGGCTCGACGCTCGCCCGTAGCGGAAATCAGAGCCTTCTAATTAATTTGAATGGATAAAAATGGTTACTAAACACACCTGATGTGATACTTTACAAGTTGAGGATTGTTTTCATACTCTAAAAATTAAGAGTTATGTCTGTACTATTTGTGATGAAGAATCTATGCTCAATTCCTTCGAAAAATTATCCGAAAAAGATTTGTTCAATTATTTTATCTGGTGTGTTGATTAACTTTATCCATTTAAATTTACCCGCGGAAAGCTGCTCTGAAACGAAAGCAAAGTGACAAGAACACTTGACTAGCCTTACTACTTTTACCTTCTCTTTGTGCAGAAACTAAAAGATGCGTTATGATTACAGTAGTGAAGAAAAAAGTACTATAAGTTTTAGCAATTTTAACTTCTTTCAGCAGAAGTCTCCCACCTCTATAGGTGATGAGATGAATGCGGATGTAAGCTACTTTTCAACGGGTGTCCAAACACCTGCTGAAAGAAGTTAAAGCCTCCGGCGGATGTCATGGAATCAGAAAGGAGTTCTTTGTGCAAGCACAAAGCTGATTCCAGACGCAATTATGCCGAGGCATAATTAATATGCAGAAAATGAGTGAAGTAAATGTCTTACGAAAATAAAATTTTACAAATGAAAAAAATGCTCGGTAAAAAAACGACAACAACTATAAAAAAAGAGGATAAACCTGCTTATCAAAAACCTGTTGCTCCAAGCTATACTGAGCAGTGGGAAAAGGCGGGCCTGACAGTTGTAGAAAATGATTTCGGTATTGTTTTTAAACGACAAGTGCGTTATCCGTTTAGTTTTCAGCATGGTCATTATAAGTTGCAGTCATTTTTTGAGGCATTAGTAAAATGGCAAGAGGCAAGGTTTGAACATCCATATGCGCTAGAAATGCAAGAAAAGGTACTATTTTTTGATACGGAGACTACTGGCTTGAAGGGTGTAGGTACACAAATTTTTCTTCTCGGTTTTTTAGAAGTATCAGAGGAAGATGAAAGCTTTATTTTAACTCAATATATTTTAGCCGATCCTGCTCATGAGGCAGCGTTACTTTTTGAATCAAAGCTTTGGCAAAAAACAGCGACGGTTATTACCTACAATGGAAAAAGCTTTGACTGGCCGCAACTTGAAACACGTTGGACACTCAACCAAAAAGAATTACCTAAACTCCGTACTCAACGGCAAATCGATTTGTTGCATAGTTCAAAGCGTTTATGGAAAAATGATATGGAAAGAATGAAATTAAAATCTGTGGAAGAAGAGAAGCTTGGTTTTTTTCGCATCGGAGATATACCTGGCTATCTTGCACCGATTATTTATTTAGATGCAATTAAAAGCGGTGTTCCAGATGCACTTATGAAAGTTCTTCTTCATAATGAATGGGATTTACTATCCCTTATAACGCTTTATGTCCATTCTACAAACTTGCTATTTGAAGAGACAAGCGAAGAATCTGCAAAAACGTTCACGAATATTGGGAAATGGTATGCTGATTTAAAAGAGAGTTCACAGAGCGTAAAGGTTTTAGAAAAGGTTACGGCCCAATTTGATGCACTTGAAGCAGGAAATGCTCAATATTATTTAGCAATACAGCATAAAAGAAATAAAAAGTTTAGTGAAGCGATTGATGCTTTTGTGGCTTCTCTACATTTTGTTGATCCACGAAAAAAGTTGCATGTATTAGAACAGTTAGCCATGATATATGAGCATCAAATGAAAGATTATGAGCAGGCCCTTTATTATACGCAAGAAGGCATACAATTAATTAAAAAGAATGAGCAATGGAGAGTGGAACAAAAGCAAAAATGGGAAATTTCTTGGGAAAAGAGGTTACACAGATTAGGAAATAAGAAATAATTTCCCGGGTAAGCGCAAGAAACGACAAGTTTAGCCTTACATTTGATGTTTTCAGACGATATAATGTGATGAAGTATGCTATAATGAAATCGTGTATGTAGTGTTAGGAAGGGCGATGTGAATGGACATTAAATTAACGTCAAAAATGATCCTTGAAAAGGAATTTAAGAAAAACTTTAAAGGCTACAATGTAGAAGAAGTCGATTCATTTCTTGATGAGATTATTCAAGACTATGAAACGTTCGAAAAAGTGGTGGCCCAGCTACGTGAAGAGAATAAACAGTTAAAAGAAGAAATTGATAATACACCTAAGAGACAACCTGTGGCATCAGCAGCAGCTGGTACGACAAACTTTGATATTTTAAAACGTCTTTCAAATTTAGAAAAACATGTATTTGGAAGTAAGTTGTACGAATAATTTTTATTAATTATATTGTATTTATCATAAAACTCTAGTATAATCTTTTGTACATCATGAAATTCGGGTAATCGCTGCGGCGCTAGACGTCGTAGAGGAAAGTCCATGCTCACACGGTTCTGAGATGACTGTAGTGTTCGTGCTTACTGAAAAAATAAGGTAAGGCAGCTGTAAAGGCTGACGGCGGAAGGAAAACCTAAGTCTTAATGATATGGTTGAAACTTCCTGAAAGTGCCACAGTGACGTAGCTTGCTTGGAAACATGCAAGGTGGAACGAGGTAAACCCCACGAGTGAGAAACCCAAATTATGGTAGGGGCACTCTCTAGAAGGAATTGAACGGATAGAGGGACAGAGTTCACTCTGTAGATAGATGATTACTACCCGGTCGTACGAGGCGTCAGCTGTTTGAGTACTCGGGAACAAAACATGGCTTACGGAATTTTTTGATGCTTATCTATGAAATAACAAGCGCTCTCCAATTTGGTGGAGAGCTTTTCTTTTGAATACAGTAAGAAAAAGTTAAAGCCTCCGGCGGATGTCACGGAATCGGAAAGGAGTTCTTGTGCAAGCACAAAGCCAATTCCGGACGCAATTATGCCGAGGCATAATTGATTCATGTCTAGACATGCGCGATATACGTTTGAGAATAAGACAGTACACTGTTG of Lysinibacillus agricola contains these proteins:
- a CDS encoding sulfite exporter TauE/SafE family protein, whose product is MEYLFVLFVGLVAGAISGVIGTGSSIMLLPVLVFTFGPKQAIPIMAVAAIIANISRVFAWWREVDWRAFAAYSLTGVPAAAMGARTLWALPAHIVDIGLGVFFLAVIPLRRWLEAKNLRIRLWQLSIAGGIVGFLTGIVLSTGPLSVPAFTSYGLMKGAFLSTEALSSFALYVSKALTFHEVGALPTEVILQGVIVGASLMLGTIIAKSVVQRMSIVSFRYVLDVLLLCSGLSMLWTAFH
- a CDS encoding copper amine oxidase N-terminal domain-containing protein; its protein translation is MKKLVLFITMLSLFMVTSLTADAHPGRLDSNGGHNCSEKSKAKGLCSGYHYHNKGNEAAPSTNTNHKTPTYQSTPEPVLTTVDVYINNVKQSYNPSAYIKNGTTLVPMKAIFVSLGATVTYDNATKKVTAYKGNKKIVIGVGNKKAYVNSNGVTTTINLNHAAEIYKGTTMVPLRFVSEALGAGITFDNAVYITTK
- a CDS encoding ribonuclease H-like domain-containing protein yields the protein MSYENKILQMKKMLGKKTTTTIKKEDKPAYQKPVAPSYTEQWEKAGLTVVENDFGIVFKRQVRYPFSFQHGHYKLQSFFEALVKWQEARFEHPYALEMQEKVLFFDTETTGLKGVGTQIFLLGFLEVSEEDESFILTQYILADPAHEAALLFESKLWQKTATVITYNGKSFDWPQLETRWTLNQKELPKLRTQRQIDLLHSSKRLWKNDMERMKLKSVEEEKLGFFRIGDIPGYLAPIIYLDAIKSGVPDALMKVLLHNEWDLLSLITLYVHSTNLLFEETSEESAKTFTNIGKWYADLKESSQSVKVLEKVTAQFDALEAGNAQYYLAIQHKRNKKFSEAIDAFVASLHFVDPRKKLHVLEQLAMIYEHQMKDYEQALYYTQEGIQLIKKNEQWRVEQKQKWEISWEKRLHRLGNKK
- a CDS encoding SHOCT domain-containing protein, coding for MQAIEQINECLKPAGKSVLSFVEEDIEFLANYIEDNETILSATTGSKKLTYFLYLITSERLLTLNKDKKDKTLVSYELNDIRNLIVSRKILAVEIDFIYKESDIKLKLNNDKAAMPFADELENIFGIPEKVTLKKKVKGPKAIKLNLTILNGKEQLNDHGYNYVLKQTEHGYVDISVDYKDPETFQIIKWERVENIQKSAFDIAGWSLIGSTFGNAETIAGAMGANIGKDKSVATLFLKRENGDKVPLVIKCDKKDLEKLSLLIVTEEGEVSQTVETSLNTSTIPTDELVKLKELLDAGILTQDEFDTKKKQLLGI
- the gpsB gene encoding cell division regulator GpsB gives rise to the protein MDIKLTSKMILEKEFKKNFKGYNVEEVDSFLDEIIQDYETFEKVVAQLREENKQLKEEIDNTPKRQPVASAAAGTTNFDILKRLSNLEKHVFGSKLYE